The window TCTAATTAAGCGCAGCGCTTAGTTAGTCGACCTGACGTCGCAAAAACGCAGGAATGTCCAGGTATTCCAGGTTTTTATCTGCCTCTTCGAGCTGTGCAACTGCAGCAGCAGAGCTTGCAGCCGTTTTGGTGTTACGAATTACCGTTGGCTTATCGAGCGCAGAATAGTTTGGACGGCCGTCCGCTGTGCGAGTGTTGTCCACTACCTTTGCAGGCGTAGGCTTTTCTGCTCTCACTTCAGCACCCAGACCAGTTGCGACCACCGTTACCCGCAGTTCGTTGTTCATTTCTGGATCGATCACAGTACCTACCACAACAGTCGCGTCGTGAGAGGCAAACTCTTCGATGGTATCGCCAACTTCCGTAAACTCGCCCAGGCTCAGATCCATACCTGCGGTGATGTTCACCAGGATACCGCGCGCACCCTGTAAATTAATATCTTCAAGCAGGGGACTGCGGATGGCCGCTTCAGCAGCTTCGCGAGCGCGGTTTTCACCCGCTGCGGTTCCGCTTCCCATCATCGCCATACCCATCTCTGACATCACTGTTCGCACATCAGCGAAATCAACGTTGATCATGCCAGGGCGAATAATCAAATCTGCAATCCCCTGAACAGCGCCCAGCAGTACATCATTCGCAGCTTTGAACGCGTCAAGTAATGTTGTGGCCTTACCGAGCACCGCCAATAACTTCTCGT of the Teredinibacter turnerae T7901 genome contains:
- the ftsZ gene encoding cell division protein FtsZ, which gives rise to MFELVDSIPQNAVIKVVGVGGGGGNAVKHMISNAVDGVEFICANTDAQALKDVDARTVLQLGHGITKGLGAGANPDIGRQAAMEDRERITEVLQGADMVFITAGMGGGTGTGGAPVVAEIAKELGILTVAIVTKPFPFEGRKRMKIADEGIKQLQDRVDSLITIPNEKLLAVLGKATTLLDAFKAANDVLLGAVQGIADLIIRPGMINVDFADVRTVMSEMGMAMMGSGTAAGENRAREAAEAAIRSPLLEDINLQGARGILVNITAGMDLSLGEFTEVGDTIEEFASHDATVVVGTVIDPEMNNELRVTVVATGLGAEVRAEKPTPAKVVDNTRTADGRPNYSALDKPTVIRNTKTAASSAAAVAQLEEADKNLEYLDIPAFLRRQVD